One stretch of Saccharopolyspora erythraea DNA includes these proteins:
- a CDS encoding carbohydrate ABC transporter permease codes for MTTPASPLERGGRRLRLVVWLVLGAGLLWTLVPLGWMVLSSFKSSADVTAATPQLLFTPTLENYRNLFTGANNLGPYVLHSVLAAGISAVLAVVLGAPAGYGLARTRMRGRKHLSFWIISTRMAPIAAVVLPLFLMFRGLGLIDSVPGLVLAYLTFDLPFAIWLMSAFFAELPPALEESAQVEGCTRWQAFWHVVLPMTKSGLVTTFVLCLVFAWNDYAFALVFSGPNSQTLPIAAGQLVTQSGIDWGQLTAIGTFVVVPMVLAGLAVRRWLVTGLTLGAVTGE; via the coding sequence GTGACCACTCCCGCAAGCCCGCTGGAACGCGGCGGGCGGCGACTGCGCCTGGTGGTGTGGCTGGTGCTCGGCGCCGGTCTGCTGTGGACGCTCGTCCCGCTGGGCTGGATGGTGCTGTCCTCGTTCAAGTCGAGCGCGGACGTCACCGCCGCCACGCCGCAGCTGCTGTTCACCCCGACGCTGGAGAACTACCGGAACCTGTTCACCGGCGCGAACAACCTCGGCCCGTACGTCCTGCACAGCGTGCTGGCCGCGGGGATCTCCGCCGTGCTCGCGGTCGTGCTCGGCGCGCCCGCCGGGTACGGCCTGGCTCGCACCAGGATGCGCGGCAGGAAGCACCTGTCGTTCTGGATCATCTCGACCCGGATGGCCCCGATCGCCGCCGTCGTGCTGCCGCTGTTCCTGATGTTCCGGGGACTGGGCCTGATCGACTCGGTGCCCGGACTGGTGCTGGCCTACCTGACCTTCGACCTGCCGTTCGCGATCTGGCTGATGAGCGCGTTCTTCGCCGAGCTCCCGCCCGCCCTGGAGGAGTCGGCACAGGTGGAGGGCTGTACGCGGTGGCAGGCGTTCTGGCACGTCGTGCTGCCGATGACGAAATCGGGTCTGGTGACCACCTTCGTGCTCTGCCTGGTGTTCGCCTGGAACGACTACGCCTTCGCGCTGGTCTTCAGCGGGCCGAACTCCCAGACGCTGCCGATCGCGGCAGGCCAGCTGGTCACCCAGTCCGGGATCGACTGGGGACAGCTGACCGCGATCGGTACGTTCGTGGTGGTGCCGATGGTGCTCGCCGGGCTCGCCGTACGCCGGTGGCTGGTCACCGGCCTGACCCTGGGAGCGGTGACGGGGGAATGA
- a CDS encoding NAD(P)-dependent alcohol dehydrogenase produces the protein MIPEKMRASVLRGVGDVVVQERPVPEPGPHEVLVRVTAVGTCGSDTHYYEHGRIGPFVVREPLVLGHEAAGVVVARGAEVSRHEPGQRVSIEPGVPCFVCAQCRAGRYNLCPDVRFFATPPVDGAFCEYVAVHEEFAYAVPDSMTDEAAALCEPLSVGVWACRKGGVGPGSRVLVTGAGPIGLVATQTARAFGASEVVVTDVNPRRLELASELGATGTVDVRESAIDFEPEVLLECSGAPRAAADAIRRVTRAGRVVLVGMGGDELPLPLSHVQNFEIEVTGTFRYANTWPAAIAIAASGAVDLDRLVTHRFGLAEVEQALTASARDETAVKTVVRPQE, from the coding sequence ATGATCCCGGAGAAGATGCGCGCTTCGGTCCTGCGCGGTGTCGGGGACGTGGTGGTGCAGGAGCGGCCGGTGCCCGAGCCCGGGCCGCACGAGGTGCTGGTCAGGGTGACCGCGGTGGGCACCTGCGGCTCGGACACCCACTACTACGAGCACGGCCGGATCGGCCCGTTCGTAGTGCGCGAGCCACTGGTGCTGGGGCATGAGGCCGCGGGCGTGGTGGTGGCCCGCGGCGCCGAGGTGTCGCGGCACGAGCCAGGGCAGCGGGTGTCGATCGAGCCCGGCGTGCCGTGCTTCGTGTGCGCCCAATGCCGCGCGGGCCGCTACAACCTGTGCCCGGACGTGCGGTTCTTCGCGACACCGCCGGTCGACGGCGCCTTCTGCGAGTACGTCGCGGTGCACGAGGAGTTCGCCTATGCCGTCCCGGACTCGATGACCGACGAGGCGGCCGCCCTGTGCGAGCCGCTGTCGGTCGGGGTGTGGGCCTGCCGCAAGGGCGGGGTCGGCCCAGGCTCGCGGGTGCTGGTGACAGGGGCGGGACCGATCGGGCTGGTCGCCACCCAGACCGCCCGCGCTTTCGGCGCGAGCGAGGTCGTGGTCACCGACGTCAACCCGCGCCGACTGGAGCTGGCGTCCGAACTCGGCGCGACCGGAACCGTCGACGTGCGGGAGTCGGCCATCGACTTCGAACCCGAGGTGCTGCTGGAATGTTCCGGTGCGCCCCGCGCCGCCGCGGACGCCATCCGGCGCGTCACGCGGGCGGGCCGGGTCGTGCTGGTGGGCATGGGCGGTGACGAGCTGCCGCTGCCGCTTTCGCACGTCCAGAACTTCGAGATCGAGGTGACCGGTACGTTCCGGTACGCCAACACCTGGCCGGCGGCGATCGCGATCGCGGCATCCGGTGCCGTCGACCTCGACCGGCTGGTGACCCACCGGTTCGGGCTGGCCGAGGTCGAGCAGGCACTCACCGCGTCCGCGCGGGACGAGACGGCGGTGAAGACCGTCGTGCGCCCGCAGGAGTAG
- a CDS encoding DeoR/GlpR family DNA-binding transcription regulator, translated as MTRGAAMSNARPTEAAVEQRRQDVLNYVIDRGEARIGDLASVFGVSLMTMHRDLDDLAGRRMLRKKRGLVEAFPSLTMETATRFRVGLHTAEKQAIAAAAAARVRPGASVLLDDSSTLFPLARLLGEVEELTAVTNSVTIAQILSRAGREVVLAGGRYRAEFDSCTGPDVLRSLSRLRTDIAFMSVTTIAHGRMYHPIQDYAEIKHVMHESAEHTCLLADHSKFGKTATYAHGDAGIFDLVITDDATPEHELDAIRDLGTEVEVVSPNDEPVGYMRITPESDEWATAGYARRGGAQ; from the coding sequence ATGACGAGGGGAGCGGCGATGTCCAACGCGCGACCGACCGAGGCGGCGGTGGAACAGCGCAGGCAGGACGTCCTGAACTACGTCATCGACCGCGGAGAGGCGCGCATCGGCGACCTCGCGAGCGTGTTCGGGGTCAGCCTGATGACGATGCACCGCGACCTCGACGACCTCGCCGGACGGCGGATGCTGCGCAAGAAGCGCGGGCTGGTCGAGGCCTTCCCGTCGCTGACGATGGAGACCGCCACCCGCTTCCGGGTGGGTTTGCACACGGCCGAGAAGCAGGCGATCGCGGCCGCCGCGGCGGCCCGGGTCCGGCCCGGCGCCTCGGTGCTGCTCGACGACTCGAGCACGTTGTTCCCGCTGGCCAGGCTGCTCGGTGAGGTGGAGGAGCTGACGGCGGTCACCAACTCGGTGACCATCGCCCAGATCCTGTCCCGGGCCGGGCGGGAGGTCGTGCTCGCCGGAGGCCGCTACCGCGCGGAGTTCGACTCGTGCACCGGACCGGACGTGCTGCGCTCGCTGTCGCGATTGCGCACCGACATCGCTTTCATGTCGGTCACCACGATCGCGCACGGCCGGATGTACCACCCGATCCAGGACTACGCCGAGATCAAGCACGTGATGCACGAGTCGGCCGAGCACACGTGCCTGCTGGCCGACCACTCCAAGTTCGGCAAGACCGCCACCTACGCCCACGGTGACGCCGGGATCTTCGACTTGGTGATCACCGACGACGCCACCCCGGAGCACGAACTCGACGCGATCCGCGACCTCGGCACCGAGGTCGAGGTCGTGTCCCCGAACGACGAACCGGTAGGTTACATGCGAATCACACCCGAGTCCGACGAATGGGCCACCGCGGGCTACGCCCGCCGGGGAGGTGCCCAATGA
- the xylB gene encoding xylulokinase — translation MSRLVAGIDSSTQSTKVVVCDAETGAVVRQGRAPHPEGTVADPEVWWAALSRIGLLDDVGAVGVAAQQHGLVALDEDRQVVRPALLWNDTRSAPAATDLISELGGPGAWAEAVGTVPVASLTITKLRWMAENEPELADRVTDVVLPHDWLTSRLTGGEPVTDRGDASGTGYWSPREGRYREDILAMAFGGRTPRTPRVLGPAEPAGTTPEGTLVSAGTGDNMGAALGLGLRTGDVVVSLGTSGTVFAAAPRGSADPTGTIAGFADATGGFLPLVCTLNAARVITATAAMLGADPAEFDRLAGAAPAGAGGLTLLPYLDGERTPNLPDASGTLVGLRRDNMTPENLARAAVEGMLCGLAAGLDALRAADIEVRRVLLIGGAAQSKAVRVAAPTVFGVPVVVPEPAEYVAVGAARQAAWALAGGAEPPAWHLPGSVSGQGSAAAEPDGVATAEDAGHAAELDAADAATGEEIRQRHRAALERMHG, via the coding sequence ATGAGCCGCCTCGTGGCGGGCATCGACTCGTCGACGCAGTCCACCAAGGTCGTCGTGTGCGACGCCGAGACCGGGGCGGTGGTGCGGCAGGGACGTGCGCCGCACCCCGAGGGCACCGTCGCCGACCCCGAGGTGTGGTGGGCGGCGCTGTCGCGGATCGGACTGCTCGACGACGTCGGGGCGGTCGGCGTCGCGGCGCAGCAGCACGGGCTCGTCGCCCTCGACGAGGACCGCCAGGTCGTGCGGCCCGCGCTGCTGTGGAACGACACCCGCTCGGCACCGGCCGCGACCGACCTCATCTCCGAGCTGGGCGGTCCCGGCGCGTGGGCCGAGGCCGTCGGCACGGTCCCGGTCGCCAGCCTCACCATCACCAAGCTGCGGTGGATGGCCGAGAACGAGCCGGAGCTCGCCGACCGCGTCACCGACGTCGTGCTGCCGCACGACTGGCTCACCTCGCGGCTGACCGGCGGGGAACCCGTGACCGACCGCGGCGACGCCTCGGGCACCGGCTACTGGTCGCCGCGCGAAGGCCGCTACCGCGAGGACATCCTGGCGATGGCGTTCGGCGGACGAACTCCCCGCACACCACGGGTGCTCGGGCCCGCCGAACCCGCGGGCACGACGCCGGAGGGCACGCTGGTCTCCGCCGGGACCGGCGACAACATGGGCGCAGCGCTGGGACTCGGCCTGCGGACCGGCGACGTGGTGGTGTCGCTGGGCACCAGCGGGACCGTCTTCGCCGCCGCCCCGCGCGGCAGCGCCGACCCGACCGGCACCATCGCCGGGTTCGCCGACGCCACCGGCGGGTTCCTCCCGCTGGTGTGCACTCTCAACGCGGCACGGGTGATCACCGCGACCGCGGCCATGCTCGGCGCGGACCCCGCGGAGTTCGACCGGCTGGCCGGTGCCGCGCCCGCGGGCGCGGGCGGCCTGACGCTGCTGCCCTACCTCGACGGCGAACGCACGCCCAACCTGCCCGACGCCAGCGGCACCCTGGTCGGCCTGCGCCGCGACAACATGACACCGGAGAACCTCGCGCGGGCCGCCGTGGAGGGCATGCTCTGCGGGCTGGCCGCCGGACTCGACGCGCTGCGGGCTGCCGACATCGAGGTGCGCAGGGTCCTGCTCATCGGCGGAGCCGCGCAGTCGAAGGCGGTGCGGGTGGCGGCGCCGACGGTGTTCGGCGTGCCCGTCGTGGTGCCCGAACCCGCGGAGTACGTCGCCGTCGGCGCCGCGCGCCAAGCGGCCTGGGCGCTGGCGGGCGGCGCGGAGCCACCGGCGTGGCACCTGCCGGGATCGGTGTCCGGGCAGGGGAGCGCGGCGGCGGAGCCGGACGGCGTGGCAACGGCGGAGGACGCGGGTCACGCAGCGGAACTGGACGCCGCTGACGCGGCGACGGGGGAGGAGATCAGGCAGCGCCACCGGGCGGCGCTGGAGCGCATGCACGGCTAG
- a CDS encoding class II fumarate hydratase: protein MAEQDYRIEHDTMGEVPVPADALYRAQTQRAVENFPISGRGLERSQIRALGLLKAAAARVNGRLGVLDPDLAEAIAAAADEVAEGRHDEHFPIDVFQTGSGTSSNMNANEVIATLAGRGLGRDVHPNDHVNASQSSNDTFPTTIHVAATEAVLTDVIPALEHLAAVIERRASEWTGVVKSGRTHLMDAVPITLAQEAGAWASQVRFGVERLQAGLGRLGELPIGGTAVGSGLNAPDGFGAEVAQELARVTGLPLTEARDHFEAQASQDSVVETSGNLRAVAVSLNKIANDLRWLGSGPRTGLSELALPDLQPGSSIMPGKVNPVIPEATLQVVAQVIGNDAAVAFAGAQGNFQLNVNLPVIARNVLESARLLAAVSRLLADKVFEGVEANVERAREYAEGSPSIVTPLNRYIGYEEAASIAKQALKERKTIREVVLERGHVDAGKLTMEELETALDVLGMAKAD from the coding sequence ATGGCTGAACAGGACTACCGGATCGAACACGACACCATGGGTGAGGTGCCGGTCCCCGCCGACGCCCTGTACCGGGCCCAGACCCAGCGCGCCGTGGAGAACTTCCCGATCTCCGGCCGCGGCCTGGAACGCTCCCAGATCCGCGCGCTCGGGCTGCTCAAGGCGGCCGCGGCGCGGGTCAACGGCAGGCTCGGCGTGCTCGACCCCGACCTGGCCGAGGCCATCGCCGCCGCCGCCGACGAGGTCGCCGAGGGCAGGCACGACGAGCACTTCCCGATCGACGTGTTCCAGACCGGTTCCGGCACGTCGTCGAACATGAACGCCAACGAGGTCATCGCGACCCTTGCAGGCCGCGGGCTCGGCCGCGACGTGCACCCCAACGACCACGTCAACGCCTCGCAGTCGTCCAACGACACGTTCCCGACCACCATCCACGTGGCCGCCACCGAGGCGGTGCTCACCGACGTGATCCCGGCGCTGGAGCACCTGGCCGCGGTGATCGAGCGCCGCGCGTCGGAGTGGACCGGCGTGGTCAAGTCGGGGCGCACGCACCTGATGGACGCGGTGCCGATCACGCTGGCCCAGGAGGCCGGCGCGTGGGCCTCGCAGGTGCGCTTCGGCGTCGAGCGGCTGCAGGCCGGGCTCGGCAGGCTCGGCGAGCTGCCCATCGGCGGCACCGCGGTCGGTTCCGGGCTCAACGCGCCGGACGGGTTCGGCGCCGAGGTGGCGCAGGAGCTGGCGCGGGTCACCGGCCTGCCGCTGACCGAGGCCCGCGACCACTTCGAAGCGCAGGCCAGCCAGGACTCGGTCGTGGAGACCTCCGGCAACCTGCGCGCGGTGGCCGTCAGCCTCAACAAGATCGCAAACGACCTGCGCTGGCTGGGATCCGGCCCGCGCACCGGGCTGTCCGAGCTGGCCCTGCCCGACCTGCAGCCCGGCTCGTCGATCATGCCCGGCAAGGTCAACCCGGTCATCCCGGAGGCGACGCTGCAGGTGGTCGCGCAGGTGATCGGCAACGACGCGGCGGTGGCCTTCGCTGGTGCCCAGGGCAACTTCCAGCTCAACGTCAACCTGCCGGTGATCGCGCGCAACGTGCTGGAGTCGGCCCGGCTGCTGGCAGCGGTGTCCCGGCTGCTGGCCGACAAGGTCTTCGAGGGGGTGGAGGCCAACGTCGAGCGTGCCCGCGAGTACGCGGAGGGTTCGCCCTCGATCGTCACCCCGCTCAACCGCTACATCGGCTACGAGGAGGCCGCCTCGATCGCCAAGCAGGCCCTCAAGGAGCGCAAGACCATCCGCGAGGTCGTGCTGGAACGCGGTCACGTCGACGCGGGCAAGCTGACGATGGAGGAGCTGGAGACCGCCCTCGACGTGCTCGGCATGGCCAAGGCGGACTGA
- a CDS encoding S1 family peptidase: protein MPATANAAPAPQEGPGTLIVGGHDATEPYGWMASLQRQGQHSCGASLIDEEWVLTAAHCVQDATPADLGLRIGSPDHTAGGEQAGVTAVVVHPDYTTKNPNGDIALLKLDHAVSQQPVEIAEASGPVGTQSRIIGWGVTCPVRGCGQPPVQLQELDTTVVDDGQCSLSAVDEGTEICTGSSRLLTNACFGDSGGPQLEGTPGNWRLTGVTSRLGSLVPVCGTAPSIYTDATAYRGWINDVAGV from the coding sequence TTGCCGGCGACCGCCAACGCCGCACCCGCGCCGCAGGAGGGGCCGGGCACCCTGATCGTCGGTGGCCACGACGCCACCGAGCCCTACGGATGGATGGCCTCGCTGCAGCGCCAGGGGCAGCACAGCTGCGGCGCCTCGCTGATCGACGAGGAGTGGGTGCTGACCGCCGCGCACTGCGTCCAGGACGCCACTCCGGCGGATCTGGGCCTGCGCATCGGCAGCCCGGACCACACCGCCGGCGGCGAGCAGGCCGGTGTGACCGCGGTTGTGGTGCACCCCGACTACACGACCAAGAACCCCAACGGCGACATCGCGCTGCTCAAGCTGGATCACGCGGTGTCGCAGCAGCCGGTCGAGATCGCCGAGGCGTCCGGCCCGGTCGGGACGCAGTCCCGGATCATCGGCTGGGGTGTGACCTGCCCGGTCCGCGGCTGCGGTCAGCCGCCCGTGCAGTTGCAGGAACTCGACACCACGGTCGTCGACGACGGCCAGTGCTCGCTGAGCGCGGTGGACGAGGGCACTGAGATCTGCACCGGCAGCTCGCGGCTGCTGACCAACGCCTGCTTCGGCGACTCCGGTGGCCCGCAGCTCGAGGGCACGCCGGGCAACTGGCGCCTGACCGGCGTCACCAGCAGGCTCGGCAGCCTGGTCCCGGTCTGCGGCACGGCGCCGTCGATCTACACCGACGCCACCGCCTACCGCGGCTGGATCAACGACGTCGCGGGAGTCTGA
- a CDS encoding NAD(P)/FAD-dependent oxidoreductase, producing MTPVPGEVDLLVVGAGPTGLFAAYYAGFRGMSVAVVDALPEPGGQVTAMYPEKMIYDVAGFPEVRGRDLVDALVRQAAQYDPVYLLGRHAEKLSEVEDGLLVDIGERESVRAGAVLVTAGIGEFTPRPLPAADDWLGRGVVHFIPELGAHSGQDVVVVGGGDSAFDWALALHPVARSVTLVHRRARFRAHAGLVAKVQDLGVPLITDAEVAEIRGDDAGPHEVELALGGDRRQILPAQAVVAALGFTADLGPIESWGLELEKRTIRVDSTMRTNRERVYAAGDVAAYPGKVKLIATGFGEAATAVNNIAVALNPEAHLFPGHSSNMG from the coding sequence ATGACCCCGGTTCCAGGCGAAGTCGATCTGCTCGTGGTCGGGGCGGGCCCGACCGGACTGTTCGCGGCGTACTACGCCGGTTTCCGCGGGATGTCGGTGGCGGTGGTCGACGCGCTGCCGGAGCCGGGCGGCCAGGTGACCGCGATGTACCCGGAGAAGATGATCTACGACGTGGCCGGGTTCCCGGAGGTCCGCGGCCGCGACCTGGTCGACGCGCTGGTGCGGCAGGCGGCCCAGTACGACCCCGTCTACCTGCTGGGACGCCACGCCGAGAAGCTGTCCGAAGTGGAGGACGGCCTGCTGGTCGACATCGGCGAGCGCGAGTCGGTCAGGGCGGGGGCGGTGCTGGTCACGGCGGGGATCGGCGAGTTCACCCCGCGCCCGCTGCCCGCCGCCGACGACTGGCTGGGCCGTGGCGTCGTGCACTTCATCCCCGAGCTGGGCGCCCACAGTGGACAGGACGTGGTGGTCGTCGGCGGCGGTGACTCGGCCTTCGACTGGGCGCTGGCCCTGCACCCGGTCGCGCGCAGCGTGACCCTTGTGCACCGCAGAGCCCGGTTCCGCGCCCACGCCGGTCTGGTCGCCAAGGTGCAGGACCTGGGCGTACCGCTGATCACCGACGCGGAGGTCGCCGAGATCAGGGGCGACGACGCGGGCCCGCACGAGGTCGAGCTCGCGCTGGGGGGCGACCGCCGGCAGATACTGCCCGCGCAGGCCGTGGTCGCGGCGCTGGGCTTCACCGCCGACCTGGGACCCATCGAGTCCTGGGGACTCGAACTCGAAAAGCGCACGATCCGGGTGGACAGCACGATGCGCACGAATCGGGAACGCGTCTACGCCGCGGGTGACGTCGCCGCTTATCCGGGAAAGGTGAAACTGATAGCGACCGGATTCGGGGAGGCGGCCACCGCCGTCAACAACATCGCGGTCGCGCTCAACCCCGAAGCCCACCTGTTCCCCGGGCATTCCTCGAACATGGGATGA
- a CDS encoding S1 family peptidase, whose amino-acid sequence MRKRSVLIGVLAAVSSAISLPAVASADDAGVRIIGGHDATEEYSFMASLQIGGSHGCGASLIKPDWAVTAAHCVQGGSPSDFSLRIGSNDNTTGGEEAGVTNVVTHDSGDIALLQLDHAVQAAPIKIAAESGAPGTETRIIGWGQTCPEQGCGEAPTMLQELDTSIVDDGDCTSIDGPTEICTANPGGNSGACYGDSGGPQIKGTSGNWELIGATSRAGNNNPTCATGPSIYTDVVAFTDWINQNTGG is encoded by the coding sequence ATGCGAAAGCGTTCCGTTCTGATTGGGGTACTCGCTGCCGTCAGCAGCGCGATCAGCCTCCCAGCGGTCGCATCCGCCGACGACGCGGGTGTGCGCATCATCGGTGGCCACGACGCCACCGAGGAGTACTCGTTCATGGCCTCGCTGCAGATCGGCGGCAGCCACGGCTGCGGCGCGTCGCTGATCAAGCCCGACTGGGCGGTCACCGCGGCGCACTGCGTGCAGGGCGGCAGCCCGTCGGACTTCAGCCTGCGCATCGGCAGCAACGACAACACCACCGGCGGCGAAGAGGCCGGCGTGACCAACGTCGTGACCCACGACTCCGGTGACATCGCGCTGCTGCAGCTCGACCACGCCGTGCAGGCCGCCCCGATCAAGATCGCCGCCGAGTCCGGCGCCCCGGGCACCGAGACCCGCATCATCGGCTGGGGCCAGACCTGCCCCGAGCAGGGCTGCGGCGAGGCCCCGACCATGCTGCAGGAGCTCGACACCTCCATCGTCGACGACGGCGACTGCACCAGCATCGACGGCCCGACCGAGATCTGCACCGCGAACCCGGGCGGCAACTCCGGCGCCTGCTACGGCGACTCCGGCGGCCCGCAGATCAAGGGCACCTCGGGCAACTGGGAGCTGATCGGCGCCACCAGCCGTGCGGGCAACAACAACCCGACCTGCGCCACCGGCCCGTCGATCTACACCGACGTGGTCGCCTTCACCGACTGGATCAACCAGAACACCGGCGGCTGA
- the glpX gene encoding class II fructose-bisphosphatase, giving the protein MSTSTTESRNEAPDRNLAMELVRVTEAAAMAAGRWVGRGDKNSGDGAAVDAMRKLIGTVSMRGVVVIGEGEKDEAPMLFNGEEVGNGEGPDCDVAVDPIDGTTLLSKGMPNALAVLAVSERGAMFDPSAVFYMEKLAVGPEAAGVIDLSAPTGENVRRVAKAKHIDVSDVTVCILDRPRHEQLVKEVREAGARIQFISDGDVAGAIAAARPDSGVDMLMGIGGTPEGIITACALKCLGGEIQTRLWPKDDDERRKVADAGHDVERVLSTSDLVRGDNVFFCATGITDGALLKGVHYRANRCSTQSIVMRSKSGTVRMIDGSHRLSKLREYANVDFGQESETARHGLLP; this is encoded by the coding sequence ATGAGCACGTCCACCACCGAAAGCCGCAACGAGGCACCGGACCGCAACCTGGCGATGGAACTGGTTCGGGTCACCGAGGCCGCTGCGATGGCCGCCGGTCGCTGGGTCGGCCGGGGCGACAAGAACTCCGGTGACGGCGCCGCCGTGGACGCCATGCGCAAGCTGATCGGCACCGTCTCGATGCGCGGCGTCGTCGTGATCGGCGAGGGCGAGAAGGACGAGGCCCCGATGCTGTTCAACGGCGAGGAGGTCGGCAACGGCGAAGGCCCGGACTGCGACGTCGCGGTCGACCCGATCGACGGCACCACGCTGCTGAGCAAGGGCATGCCCAACGCGCTGGCGGTGCTGGCGGTCTCCGAACGCGGCGCGATGTTCGACCCCTCCGCGGTGTTCTACATGGAGAAGCTGGCCGTCGGCCCCGAGGCCGCCGGCGTGATCGACCTCTCCGCCCCCACCGGGGAGAACGTCCGCCGGGTCGCCAAGGCCAAGCACATCGACGTCTCCGACGTCACCGTCTGCATCCTGGACCGCCCCCGCCACGAGCAGCTGGTCAAGGAGGTCCGCGAGGCCGGCGCCCGCATCCAGTTCATCTCCGACGGCGACGTCGCCGGCGCCATCGCCGCCGCACGCCCCGACAGCGGCGTCGACATGTTGATGGGCATCGGCGGCACCCCGGAAGGCATCATCACCGCCTGCGCGCTCAAGTGCCTCGGCGGTGAGATCCAGACCCGGCTGTGGCCCAAGGACGACGACGAACGCCGCAAGGTCGCCGACGCCGGCCACGACGTCGAACGCGTGCTCAGCACCTCCGACCTCGTGCGCGGCGACAACGTGTTCTTCTGCGCCACCGGCATCACCGACGGCGCCCTGCTCAAGGGCGTGCACTACCGCGCCAACCGGTGCAGCACCCAGTCGATCGTCATGCGCTCCAAGTCCGGCACCGTCCGCATGATCGACGGCTCGCACCGCCTTTCCAAGCTCCGCGAGTACGCGAACGTGGACTTCGGGCAGGAGAGCGAGACCGCCCGGCACGGCCTGTTGCCCTGA
- a CDS encoding exodeoxyribonuclease VII small subunit, translating into MAAHPEVAEMGYEEARDALAEVVKQLEAGGLSLEDSLALWERGEALAAVCERHLAGARERVERALASVEDE; encoded by the coding sequence GTGGCCGCGCACCCCGAGGTCGCCGAGATGGGCTACGAGGAGGCCAGGGACGCGCTGGCCGAGGTGGTCAAGCAGCTGGAGGCCGGCGGCCTCTCGCTGGAGGACTCGCTGGCGCTGTGGGAGCGCGGCGAAGCGCTGGCCGCGGTGTGCGAACGCCACCTGGCGGGCGCGCGCGAACGCGTGGAACGCGCCCTGGCGTCGGTCGAGGACGAGTAG